One Pseudodesulfovibrio senegalensis DNA segment encodes these proteins:
- a CDS encoding carbohydrate ABC transporter permease, with protein MREVSRDRMKAVIALLPSVILIGVFVYGFIGNTVWISLTDWRGGAALSENPVKNFVGFENYVELFTGFLDGRFRQDLVNAVYYSILLLAGAVGIGMFIAILLDRKPRGEDFLRTVFLYPMSLSFIVTGTIWRWLLAPQGGVNILPTYLGGEPLHFQWLSSMKTVLVFDWQNLFPIILYAAAFVFIVLGLGKLRRDPGRAFKRYLVPGVVLGAVVWLFGDLLPRALFMEETHGFNLATLGIILATIWQYSGYTMALYLAGFNGISQDLMDAARLDGASDFDYYVHVAIPMLKPITISAVIILSHISLKMFDLIFAMTGPDNAATGHPALNMYLTTFRANDFAKGAAIAIVLFLVAGTFIIPYLVASYRQRRNAR; from the coding sequence ATGCGGGAAGTTTCACGGGACAGGATGAAGGCGGTCATTGCACTGCTGCCGTCCGTCATTCTCATCGGGGTGTTCGTATACGGGTTCATCGGCAACACCGTGTGGATATCCCTGACGGACTGGCGCGGAGGAGCTGCGCTTTCCGAAAATCCGGTCAAGAATTTCGTGGGGTTCGAAAACTACGTCGAACTGTTCACCGGTTTTCTGGACGGCCGTTTTCGTCAGGACTTGGTCAATGCCGTCTATTATTCGATTCTGTTGCTGGCCGGAGCCGTGGGCATCGGCATGTTCATTGCCATCCTGCTGGACCGCAAGCCGCGCGGCGAGGATTTTCTGCGCACGGTGTTCCTGTATCCCATGTCCCTGTCCTTCATCGTCACCGGCACCATCTGGCGCTGGCTGCTCGCTCCGCAGGGAGGGGTGAACATCCTGCCCACCTATCTGGGCGGCGAGCCGCTTCATTTCCAGTGGCTTTCGAGCATGAAGACCGTGCTGGTCTTTGACTGGCAGAACCTTTTTCCCATCATTCTGTATGCGGCGGCGTTCGTGTTCATCGTTCTGGGGCTGGGCAAACTGCGTCGCGATCCCGGGCGCGCCTTCAAGCGGTACCTCGTGCCGGGCGTGGTGTTGGGCGCAGTGGTCTGGCTGTTCGGCGACCTGCTGCCCCGTGCGCTGTTCATGGAGGAAACGCACGGCTTCAACCTGGCCACGTTGGGCATCATTCTGGCCACCATCTGGCAGTATTCCGGTTACACCATGGCCCTGTACCTTGCCGGGTTCAACGGCATTTCGCAGGACCTCATGGACGCGGCCCGGCTGGATGGAGCCAGCGATTTCGACTACTACGTGCATGTGGCCATCCCCATGCTCAAGCCCATCACCATCAGCGCGGTGATCATCCTTTCGCATATTTCGCTCAAGATGTTCGACCTGATCTTCGCCATGACCGGGCCGGACAACGCGGCAACCGGGCATCCCGCCCTGAACATGTATCTGACCACGTTCCGCGCCAACGACTTTGCCAAGGGCGCGGCCATTGCCATCGTGCTTTTCCTGGTGGCCGGGACATTCATCATCCCCTATCTGGTCGCTTCGTACAGGCAGAGGAGGAACGCACGATGA
- a CDS encoding carbohydrate ABC transporter permease: MTRRISYGTILLYLVLTVLVVVYLLPAYMALVTALKLPDEITLPRAWELPTAMNWGSFSEALALLKPNLVNSVILTICATALSTVLGSLNGYVFSKWKFKGSEVIFTLFLFGMFIPYQVILIPLFQTLRAMHLYGGLPGLILAHVVYGLPITSLIFRNFYAQIPTALIESARLDGAGFFSIYTRIVFPLSIPGFVVTSLWQFTQIWNEFLWGICLTRHSENPITVGLAQLAGGQAVSWNLPMAGSILAAIPVLCIYIFLGRYFIRGLLAGSVKE, from the coding sequence ATGACCCGCAGGATTTCCTACGGAACAATTCTTCTCTACCTTGTGCTGACCGTGCTGGTGGTGGTTTACCTGCTGCCCGCGTACATGGCGTTGGTCACGGCCCTGAAGCTGCCCGACGAGATTACCCTGCCGCGCGCATGGGAGCTGCCGACCGCCATGAACTGGGGCAGTTTTTCCGAGGCTCTGGCCCTGCTCAAGCCCAATCTGGTCAACAGCGTCATCCTGACCATCTGCGCCACGGCGTTGTCCACGGTGCTCGGCTCGCTCAACGGCTACGTGTTTTCCAAGTGGAAGTTCAAGGGCAGCGAAGTCATCTTCACCCTGTTCCTGTTCGGCATGTTCATTCCCTATCAGGTCATTCTCATTCCCCTGTTCCAGACCTTGCGGGCCATGCACCTCTATGGCGGGCTGCCGGGCCTGATTCTGGCCCACGTGGTCTACGGCCTGCCCATCACGTCGCTCATTTTCCGCAACTTCTATGCCCAGATTCCCACCGCGCTCATCGAATCCGCGCGACTGGACGGTGCGGGCTTCTTTTCCATCTATACCCGCATCGTGTTCCCGCTTTCCATTCCGGGTTTCGTGGTCACCAGCCTGTGGCAGTTCACCCAGATATGGAACGAGTTCCTGTGGGGCATTTGTCTGACGCGCCATTCGGAAAACCCCATCACCGTGGGGCTGGCCCAGTTGGCGGGCGGACAGGCCGTGAGCTGGAACCTGCCCATGGCCGGGTCCATTTTGGCGGCCATTCCGGTGCTGTGCATCTACATCTTCCTCGGGAGGTATTTCATTCGCGGACTGCTGGCAGGATCGGTCAAGGAGTAG